From the genome of Bordetella sp. H567, one region includes:
- a CDS encoding thymidylate synthase has product MRQYEDFMRHVYEHGVTKTDRTGTGTRSVFGYQMRFDLSQGFPLVTTKKLHTKSIFIELLWFLRGDSNVRWLQERGVTIWDEWADADGNLGPVYGVQWRSWPAPDGRHIDQISQLLDQIRRNPDSRRLIVSAWNVADIPRMALPPCHALIQFYVADGKLSCQLYQRSADIFLGVPFNIASYALLTHLVAQQCDLDVGDFIWTGGDCHIYSNHFEQVELQLSRQPYPYPKLRIKRKPASLFDYEYEDLEVVDYQSHPHIKGAVAV; this is encoded by the coding sequence ATGCGTCAATACGAAGACTTCATGCGCCATGTCTATGAACATGGCGTCACCAAGACGGATCGCACCGGCACCGGCACGCGTTCGGTATTCGGCTACCAGATGCGCTTCGACCTGTCGCAAGGCTTTCCCCTGGTGACAACGAAGAAGCTGCACACCAAGAGCATCTTCATCGAACTGCTGTGGTTCCTGCGCGGCGACAGCAATGTCCGCTGGCTGCAGGAGCGCGGCGTCACCATCTGGGACGAATGGGCCGACGCCGACGGCAACCTGGGGCCGGTCTATGGGGTGCAGTGGCGCTCCTGGCCTGCGCCGGACGGCCGTCATATCGACCAGATCTCCCAGCTGCTGGACCAGATCCGCCGCAATCCGGATTCACGCCGCCTGATCGTATCGGCCTGGAACGTGGCGGATATTCCGCGCATGGCGCTTCCCCCCTGCCACGCCCTGATCCAGTTCTATGTCGCCGACGGCAAGCTCTCCTGCCAGTTGTACCAGCGCAGCGCGGATATCTTCCTGGGCGTGCCGTTCAACATCGCGAGCTATGCCTTGCTGACGCACCTGGTCGCGCAGCAATGCGATCTGGACGTCGGCGACTTCATCTGGACGGGCGGCGACTGCCATATCTACAGCAATCATTTCGAGCAAGTCGAACTGCAGCTGTCGCGCCAGCCCTATCCGTATCCGAAGCTGCGCATCAAGCGCAAGCCGGCCTCGCTCTTCGACTACGAATACGAAGATCTGGAAGTGGTCGACTACCAAAGCCATCCGCATATCAAGGGCGCGGTCGCGGTATGA
- a CDS encoding dihydrofolate reductase gives MSTASRPRLTLVVAYARNRVIGRDNGLPWKLPGDLAHFKRTTLGHPIVMGRKTWESLGRPLPGRTNIVITRNAGYAAEGAIVVPDIEGALRASGATDEIFIIGGAQIFSAVLDHADRIVATEIKADVEGDAWFPLLPSFRWREASRQPQPAENGYEYDFVIYERAPAAN, from the coding sequence ATGAGTACCGCCTCGCGCCCACGGCTGACGCTCGTGGTGGCCTATGCGCGTAACCGGGTCATCGGACGGGACAACGGCCTGCCGTGGAAATTGCCCGGCGACCTGGCGCATTTCAAGCGCACCACGCTGGGCCACCCCATCGTGATGGGACGCAAGACCTGGGAATCGCTGGGGCGGCCGTTACCCGGCCGCACCAACATCGTCATTACGCGCAATGCCGGCTATGCGGCCGAAGGCGCGATCGTGGTGCCGGATATCGAGGGCGCGCTGCGCGCGAGCGGCGCGACGGATGAAATCTTCATCATCGGCGGGGCGCAGATCTTCAGCGCCGTGCTGGACCACGCGGATCGCATCGTCGCGACCGAGATCAAGGCCGACGTCGAGGGCGACGCCTGGTTCCCCCTGTTGCCTTCGTTTCGCTGGCGCGAAGCTTCGCGCCAGCCGCAACCCGCGGAAAACGGCTACGAATACGACTTCGTCATCTACGAGCGGGCGCCCGCGGCAAACTGA
- a CDS encoding SDR family oxidoreductase, with the protein MTHRYQQITEDLRKAPRTWLVTGCAGFIGSNLVETLLKLDQVVVGLDNFSTGYQHNLDEVMELVSAEQWGRFTFIQGDIRDLETCRKAATGVDFVLHQAALGSVPRSLQEPITTNSVNVDGFLNMLVAARDARVHGFVYAASSSTYGDHPALPKVESEIGNPLSPYAVSKYVNELYADVFARSYSFGSVGLRYFNVFGKRQDPNGAYAAVIPKWIGAMIRGEDVVINGDGETSRDFCFVENAVQANLLAALAQGQGTHQVYNVAFNARTSLNDLFKHLTRLLAKHGVQYDKPPVYGDFRPGDVRHSQADIAKANDQLGYKPMHDIIEGLEVAMPWYTQFLR; encoded by the coding sequence ATGACGCACCGCTATCAGCAAATCACCGAAGACCTGCGCAAGGCGCCTCGCACTTGGCTGGTCACCGGCTGCGCCGGGTTCATCGGCTCGAACCTGGTGGAAACGCTGCTCAAACTGGACCAGGTGGTGGTCGGCCTGGACAATTTCTCCACCGGCTACCAGCACAACCTGGACGAAGTCATGGAACTGGTGTCGGCCGAGCAATGGGGCCGGTTCACTTTCATCCAGGGCGATATCCGCGACCTGGAAACCTGCCGCAAGGCCGCCACGGGCGTGGACTTCGTGCTGCACCAGGCCGCGCTGGGTTCGGTGCCGCGCTCCCTGCAGGAGCCCATCACCACGAATTCCGTGAACGTCGACGGCTTCCTGAATATGCTGGTCGCGGCGCGCGACGCGCGGGTACATGGCTTCGTCTATGCGGCGTCCAGTTCCACTTATGGCGACCACCCGGCGCTGCCCAAGGTGGAATCCGAAATCGGCAATCCCCTGTCGCCCTACGCCGTGAGCAAGTATGTGAACGAGCTGTATGCCGACGTGTTCGCCCGCAGCTACAGCTTCGGCAGCGTGGGACTGCGGTATTTCAATGTGTTCGGCAAGCGGCAGGATCCCAACGGCGCCTACGCCGCCGTCATCCCCAAGTGGATCGGCGCCATGATCCGGGGCGAGGATGTCGTCATCAACGGCGACGGGGAAACCAGCCGGGACTTCTGCTTCGTGGAAAACGCCGTGCAGGCCAATCTGCTGGCGGCGCTGGCGCAGGGGCAGGGCACGCATCAGGTCTACAACGTGGCGTTCAACGCCCGCACCAGCCTGAACGACCTGTTCAAGCATCTGACCCGGCTGCTGGCCAAGCATGGCGTGCAGTATGACAAGCCGCCCGTCTACGGCGATTTTCGTCCGGGCGACGTGCGGCATTCGCAGGCCGACATTGCCAAGGCCAACGATCAGCTGGGCTACAAGCCCATGCACGACATCATCGAAGGCCTGGAAGTCGCCATGCCCTGGTATACGCAGTTCCTGCGATAA
- a CDS encoding aminotransferase-like domain-containing protein has protein sequence MADFPTLDFHPLRDRANAPTLVQQAVDAVVRAIEARVLGPGMPLPSVREFARAHDISTFTVASAYARLVSQGWLLARPGSGYRVAPRAPAAAVAPTPRPWQPPTPGAEWLLSDVFADHSIPVKSGCGWLPGEWLNETGLHLGLRHVARLPGARIAGYGHPYGYAPLRDAIAAQAATLGMPVEPAQVLMTQGVTHGLDVAIRTLLRPGDAVIVEQPCYANLLALLRLAGLHAVAVRRTVEGLDIAELAQAVQAHRPRAMIINTVLQNPTGTSLTMANAYQVLRIAEQHDCWIIEDDISRELAPGVAPVLGALDGLRRVVYLSGYSKVISPSVRVGYALAHPDVVRDMARTKMAVGLTSPEIMERVVHEALREGRYRAHVAGLQERLALAHVKIARRLADLGMAVHAEPRAGLFLWARLPVDGEGAGANALAQRALRDGIWLAPGSYFDAAQRDLPWIRLNVAYSDDERLWRFLGDRANRAFHAGAAA, from the coding sequence ATGGCCGATTTCCCCACCCTGGATTTCCATCCCCTGCGCGACCGCGCGAACGCCCCGACCCTGGTGCAGCAGGCGGTCGACGCCGTCGTGCGCGCCATCGAGGCCCGCGTGCTGGGGCCGGGCATGCCGCTGCCCTCGGTGCGGGAATTCGCGCGCGCGCATGACATCAGCACCTTTACGGTGGCCAGCGCCTACGCGCGCCTGGTCTCCCAGGGATGGCTGCTGGCGCGGCCCGGTTCGGGCTACCGGGTGGCGCCGCGGGCGCCGGCGGCGGCCGTCGCGCCCACACCGCGCCCGTGGCAGCCGCCCACGCCCGGCGCCGAATGGCTGTTGTCCGATGTATTCGCGGACCATTCCATCCCCGTCAAGTCCGGCTGCGGCTGGCTGCCGGGCGAATGGCTGAACGAGACCGGCCTGCACCTGGGACTGCGCCATGTGGCGCGGCTGCCGGGCGCACGCATCGCGGGATACGGGCATCCCTACGGCTATGCGCCGTTGCGCGACGCCATCGCCGCGCAGGCCGCCACGCTGGGCATGCCGGTGGAACCGGCCCAGGTCCTCATGACCCAGGGGGTTACGCATGGCCTGGACGTCGCGATACGGACGCTGCTGCGGCCGGGCGACGCGGTGATCGTGGAGCAGCCCTGCTATGCCAATCTGCTGGCGCTGCTAAGGTTGGCCGGGCTGCATGCCGTCGCGGTCCGGCGCACGGTGGAAGGGCTGGACATCGCTGAACTGGCGCAGGCGGTGCAGGCGCATCGGCCGCGCGCGATGATCATCAATACGGTGCTGCAGAATCCCACCGGCACCAGTCTGACCATGGCGAACGCCTACCAGGTCCTGCGCATCGCCGAACAGCACGATTGCTGGATCATCGAAGACGATATTTCCCGCGAGCTCGCGCCGGGCGTCGCGCCTGTCCTGGGCGCCCTGGATGGCTTGCGCCGGGTGGTCTACCTGAGCGGTTATTCGAAGGTGATCAGCCCATCCGTGCGCGTCGGCTATGCGCTCGCGCATCCGGACGTGGTGCGTGACATGGCGCGCACCAAGATGGCCGTCGGCCTGACCTCGCCGGAGATCATGGAACGGGTAGTGCATGAAGCGCTGCGCGAAGGCCGCTACCGCGCGCACGTCGCCGGTTTGCAGGAACGGCTTGCACTGGCGCACGTGAAGATCGCGCGGCGCCTGGCCGACCTGGGCATGGCCGTGCATGCGGAGCCGCGCGCGGGCCTGTTCCTGTGGGCGCGGCTGCCGGTGGACGGCGAGGGCGCCGGTGCCAATGCCTTGGCCCAGCGCGCGCTGCGCGACGGCATCTGGTTGGCGCCCGGCTCTTATTTCGACGCCGCGCAACGCGACCTGCCCTGGATCAGGCTGAATGTCGCCTATTCGGACGATGAAAGGCTGTGGCGTTTCCTGGGCGACCGTGCCAATCGCGCATTCCACGCCGGCGCGGCCGCCTAG
- a CDS encoding IS256 family transposase: MATKQKAPPRELPSIPANLMDEFVKGPMTPESVQDLSMAFKKALIERALGAEMGQHLGYGAGTDPPEGSTNHRNGTSGKTVITDDGPLRVDIPRDRQGSFAPILIPKHKRRFTGFDDKIIAMYARGMTVREIQGFLLEQYGTEVSPEFISSVTDAVMEEVIAWQNRPLETMYPVVFFDALRVKIREDGVVRNKAVYLALAILPDGTRDILGLWIEQTEGSKFWMKVFNELKTRGTLDILIAVTDGLKGMEQALNAVFPSTTLQTCIVHLMRSSVEYASWKERRIVAAALRPIYTAPTVEAAQAALAVFEQGSWGQRYPTIAQTWHRAWDRVIPFFTFPPAIRKIIYTTNAIESLNAQLRRSVKTRGHFPSDDAATKLLWLVLRNITGTWGCATHDWRLAMNQFAIIYAERFTDPYH; this comes from the coding sequence ATGGCTACCAAGCAAAAGGCACCTCCGAGGGAATTGCCATCGATTCCTGCAAATCTGATGGATGAGTTCGTCAAAGGTCCGATGACGCCGGAGTCGGTGCAGGACCTTTCGATGGCGTTCAAGAAGGCCCTGATCGAACGGGCGCTGGGCGCGGAAATGGGCCAGCACCTGGGCTATGGCGCCGGCACGGACCCGCCCGAAGGCAGCACTAACCATCGCAACGGCACCAGTGGCAAGACGGTGATAACCGACGATGGGCCGCTACGCGTGGACATTCCCCGGGACCGGCAAGGCAGTTTTGCGCCGATCCTGATTCCCAAGCACAAGCGTCGATTTACGGGATTTGATGACAAGATCATCGCCATGTACGCCCGGGGGATGACGGTGCGCGAGATCCAAGGTTTTCTGCTTGAGCAGTACGGCACGGAAGTCTCGCCCGAGTTCATCAGTTCGGTGACCGACGCGGTTATGGAAGAGGTGATCGCCTGGCAGAACCGCCCTTTGGAGACCATGTATCCGGTGGTGTTCTTCGACGCGTTGCGGGTGAAGATCCGCGAAGATGGCGTGGTACGCAACAAGGCGGTGTACCTGGCGCTGGCGATCCTGCCGGACGGCACTCGTGACATCCTGGGCCTGTGGATCGAGCAGACCGAGGGATCGAAGTTCTGGATGAAGGTGTTCAACGAACTCAAGACTCGGGGCACGCTGGATATCCTGATCGCGGTCACCGACGGCTTAAAGGGAATGGAGCAGGCGCTGAACGCGGTATTTCCAAGCACCACACTGCAAACGTGCATCGTGCATCTGATGCGCAGTAGCGTCGAATATGCGAGCTGGAAGGAGCGCCGGATAGTGGCTGCGGCTCTCAGGCCGATCTACACCGCACCGACCGTGGAGGCTGCGCAAGCGGCGCTGGCAGTGTTCGAGCAAGGCAGTTGGGGCCAAAGATATCCGACCATCGCCCAGACCTGGCATCGCGCCTGGGACCGCGTGATCCCGTTCTTTACGTTTCCCCCGGCGATCCGAAAGATCATCTACACCACCAATGCCATCGAGAGCTTGAATGCGCAATTGCGCCGATCGGTAAAGACCCGTGGACACTTCCCCAGTGACGACGCCGCAACCAAGTTATTGTGGTTAGTCCTGCGCAATATCACGGGCACCTGGGGCTGCGCCACGCACGACTGGAGGTTGGCCATGAACCAGTTTGCCATCATCTATGCAGAACGCTTCACCGACCCATATCACTGA
- a CDS encoding OsmC family protein — protein MECTIDWGGPSGMLFVATSGSGHVAVMDGAVDGGGHDLAFRPMEMVLAGTGGCTAYDVVLILKRGRHTVTGCSVKLDADRAQTDPKVFTRIHFAFTVTGHNLPRAAVERAVQLSHEKYCSASAMLAKTAEMTFSVDIVETGADAAADTN, from the coding sequence ATGGAATGCACGATCGATTGGGGCGGCCCTTCGGGCATGCTGTTCGTGGCCACTTCGGGTAGCGGTCATGTCGCCGTCATGGATGGCGCCGTGGACGGAGGCGGCCATGACCTGGCCTTCCGCCCCATGGAAATGGTGTTGGCGGGCACCGGCGGCTGCACGGCGTACGACGTGGTGCTCATCCTCAAGCGCGGGCGGCACACCGTAACGGGCTGCAGCGTCAAGCTGGACGCCGACCGCGCCCAGACCGATCCCAAGGTGTTCACCCGCATCCATTTCGCTTTCACCGTGACGGGGCACAATTTGCCGCGCGCGGCCGTCGAGCGCGCCGTGCAGCTGTCGCACGAGAAATACTGCTCGGCCTCGGCCATGCTGGCGAAGACGGCGGAAATGACGTTTTCCGTGGACATCGTCGAAACCGGGGCGGATGCCGCCGCCGACACGAACTGA
- the tviB gene encoding Vi polysaccharide biosynthesis UDP-N-acetylglucosamine C-6 dehydrogenase TviB produces MLRIQDVKLAIVGLGYVGLPLAVEFGKKRAVVGFDIDSRRIDELKRGQDHTLEVDQAELGAASHLEFTADPARLAQANVYIVTVPTPIDAYKQPDLTPLRKASETIGRVLKRGDIVIYESTVYPGATEEDCVPVLERVSGLVFNRDFYAGYSPERINPGDKSHRVNTIKKVTAGSTPEVADLVDALYGEIVTAGTHKAASIRVAEAAKVIENTQRDVNIALINELALIFNKMGIDTEAVLQAAGTKWNFLPFRPGLVGGHCIGVDPYYLTHKAQSLGYHPEIILAGRRLNDAMGGYVVSQLVKAMTKRRIHVQGARVLVMGLAFKENCPDLRNTRVVDIVRELREYGVDVDVHDPWVDPAEARAEYGIEPVSTPAPGHYDGIVLAVAHRQFAELGAARIRAYGKPEHVLYDLKYVLQPGESDLRL; encoded by the coding sequence ATGTTGCGTATTCAGGATGTGAAGTTGGCCATCGTGGGGCTGGGTTATGTCGGCCTGCCGCTTGCCGTCGAATTCGGCAAGAAGCGCGCGGTTGTGGGCTTCGACATCGACTCGCGCCGCATCGACGAACTCAAGCGCGGCCAGGATCACACCCTGGAGGTCGACCAAGCCGAACTCGGGGCCGCCAGCCACCTGGAATTCACCGCCGACCCGGCGCGCCTGGCCCAGGCCAACGTCTACATCGTGACGGTGCCCACGCCCATCGACGCCTATAAACAGCCGGACCTGACGCCGCTGCGCAAGGCCAGCGAAACGATAGGCCGGGTGCTCAAGCGCGGCGACATCGTCATCTACGAATCCACGGTCTATCCCGGCGCCACGGAGGAAGACTGCGTGCCCGTGCTGGAACGTGTCTCCGGCCTGGTGTTCAACCGGGACTTCTACGCGGGATACAGCCCGGAACGCATCAATCCCGGCGACAAGAGCCACCGCGTCAACACCATCAAGAAAGTGACTGCCGGCTCGACGCCGGAAGTCGCCGACCTGGTGGATGCCCTGTACGGCGAAATCGTGACCGCGGGCACCCACAAGGCCGCCTCCATACGCGTGGCCGAGGCGGCGAAGGTGATCGAGAATACCCAGCGCGACGTCAACATCGCCCTGATCAACGAGCTGGCGCTGATATTCAACAAAATGGGCATCGATACCGAGGCGGTGTTGCAGGCCGCCGGCACGAAGTGGAACTTCCTGCCGTTCCGGCCCGGCCTGGTTGGTGGCCATTGCATCGGCGTCGACCCCTACTACCTGACGCACAAGGCCCAAAGCCTGGGTTATCACCCCGAAATCATCCTGGCGGGCCGCCGGCTGAACGATGCCATGGGCGGCTACGTCGTGTCGCAGCTGGTCAAGGCCATGACCAAGCGCCGTATCCACGTACAGGGGGCGCGTGTCCTCGTCATGGGGCTGGCCTTCAAGGAAAACTGCCCCGATCTGCGCAATACCCGAGTGGTCGATATCGTGCGGGAACTGCGGGAATACGGGGTGGACGTCGATGTCCACGATCCTTGGGTCGATCCGGCGGAAGCGCGGGCCGAATATGGCATCGAGCCCGTCTCCACGCCAGCGCCCGGCCACTATGACGGCATCGTTCTTGCGGTAGCGCATCGGCAGTTCGCCGAACTGGGCGCGGCACGGATACGCGCCTACGGCAAGCCCGAGCACGTGCTGTACGACTTGAAGTATGTCCTCCAGCCCGGTGAATCCGACCTGCGTTTGTAA
- a CDS encoding CoA-acylating methylmalonate-semialdehyde dehydrogenase has translation MTTIAHYINGQAYDGRSGRYGDVFNPARGEIAATVPLAGVEDVDLAVAAAREAFPAWSETAPLKRARILFNFKALLDKHQDELAALITREHGKVFSDAKGEVTRGIEVVEFACGIPHLLKGQYTEQIGGGIDNWSMRQPLGVVAGITPFNFPMMVPAWMFPVAIACGNTFVLKPSERDPSASVRLAELLTEAGLPPGVFNVVHGDKQAVDALIAHPDIQALSFVGSTPIAQYIYAQGTARGKRVQALGGAKNHLVVMPDADLDQVTDALMGAAYGSAGERCMAISVAVAVGSVADKLVERLTPRVRALKMLDGMDPQAEMGPLVTAQHRNKVRGYIEDGVAAGATIVVDGRDIPVPGNEKGFFLGGTLFDHVKPTMNIYREEIFGPVLCIVRVPDFASAVKLINEHEFANGVSCFTSDGGVARAFARQIQVGMVGINVPIPVPMAWHSFGGWKRSLFGDHHAYGEEGVRFYTRYKSVMQRWPDSIAKGAEFTMPVAK, from the coding sequence ATGACTACCATTGCACACTACATCAACGGACAAGCCTACGACGGACGCAGCGGCCGCTACGGCGACGTCTTCAACCCCGCGCGCGGCGAGATCGCCGCGACGGTGCCGCTGGCCGGCGTCGAGGACGTCGACCTGGCGGTCGCCGCGGCGCGCGAAGCGTTTCCCGCATGGTCGGAAACCGCGCCGCTCAAGCGCGCCCGGATCCTGTTCAACTTCAAGGCGCTGCTGGACAAGCACCAGGACGAACTGGCGGCGCTGATCACGCGCGAACATGGGAAAGTCTTCTCGGACGCCAAGGGCGAAGTCACCCGTGGCATCGAAGTGGTCGAATTCGCCTGCGGCATCCCGCACTTGCTCAAGGGCCAGTACACCGAGCAGATCGGCGGCGGCATCGATAACTGGAGCATGCGCCAGCCCCTGGGCGTCGTGGCGGGCATCACGCCGTTCAACTTTCCCATGATGGTCCCTGCCTGGATGTTCCCGGTGGCGATCGCCTGCGGCAATACCTTCGTGCTCAAGCCATCGGAACGCGATCCGTCCGCATCGGTCCGGCTGGCCGAACTGCTTACCGAAGCGGGCCTGCCGCCCGGCGTCTTCAACGTCGTACACGGGGACAAGCAGGCGGTCGATGCGCTGATCGCGCATCCCGACATCCAGGCGCTCTCCTTCGTCGGCTCCACGCCGATCGCGCAATACATCTACGCCCAGGGCACGGCGCGCGGCAAGCGCGTGCAGGCGCTGGGCGGGGCGAAGAACCATCTGGTGGTCATGCCGGACGCGGACCTGGACCAGGTGACCGACGCGCTGATGGGCGCCGCCTATGGTTCGGCGGGCGAACGCTGCATGGCGATTTCCGTCGCGGTCGCGGTGGGCAGCGTGGCGGACAAGCTGGTCGAGCGCCTGACCCCGCGCGTGCGCGCCCTGAAGATGCTGGACGGCATGGATCCGCAAGCCGAGATGGGGCCGCTGGTTACCGCGCAACATCGCAACAAGGTGCGCGGGTACATCGAGGACGGCGTGGCGGCGGGCGCTACGATCGTCGTCGACGGGCGCGACATTCCGGTGCCGGGCAACGAGAAGGGCTTCTTCCTGGGCGGCACCTTGTTCGACCATGTGAAGCCGACGATGAACATCTACCGGGAGGAAATCTTCGGTCCGGTCTTGTGCATCGTGCGCGTGCCCGACTTCGCGTCGGCCGTGAAGCTGATCAACGAACACGAGTTCGCCAATGGCGTGTCGTGCTTTACCTCGGATGGCGGCGTGGCGCGGGCGTTTGCGCGGCAGATCCAGGTGGGGATGGTGGGCATCAACGTGCCTATCCCGGTGCCCATGGCCTGGCATTCGTTCGGCGGGTGGAAGCGTTCGCTCTTCGGCGATCATCACGCTTATGGCGAGGAAGGGGTGCGGTTTTATACGCGCTACAAGAGTGTGATGCAGCGGTGGCCGGATAGTATTGCCAAGGGTGCGGAGTTCACCATGCCTGTGGCGAAGTAG
- a CDS encoding aspartate aminotransferase family protein has translation MNAPNTPPDLSHLWMPFTANRQFKANPRMLVAAKGMYYTSFDGRQILDGTSGLWCVNAGHCRDEITQAVAAQAGTLDYAPGFQLGHPLAFQAASAVAGLMPQGLDRIFFTNSGSESVDTALKIALAYHRARGEGQRTRLIGRERGYHGVGFGGISVGGISPNRKTFSGALLPAVDHLPHTHNLEHNAFSKGQPAWGAHLADELERILTLHDPSTVAAVIVEPMAGSTGVLIPPQGYLERLREITSKHGILLIFDEVITGYGRLGAATAAEFFGVTPDLIAMAKGVSNAVVPCGAVAVKREVHDAIVESGPGGIEFFHGYTYSAHPLACAAVLATLDVYRRDNLFARARELAPAFERAAHGLKGATHVIDVRNIGLVAGIELASRPGAAGARAAEAFQRCFDTGLLVRYTGDILAVSPPLIIEEKQIDEIFHTIGSVLKEIA, from the coding sequence ATGAACGCGCCGAACACGCCCCCCGACCTGTCGCACCTTTGGATGCCCTTCACCGCGAACCGGCAATTCAAGGCCAATCCGCGCATGCTGGTCGCCGCCAAGGGCATGTATTACACGTCGTTCGACGGCCGCCAGATCCTGGACGGCACCTCGGGGCTATGGTGCGTGAACGCGGGCCACTGCCGCGACGAAATCACCCAGGCGGTGGCCGCCCAGGCCGGCACCCTGGATTACGCCCCCGGGTTCCAGCTGGGCCATCCCCTGGCCTTCCAGGCGGCCAGCGCGGTGGCGGGCTTGATGCCGCAGGGCCTGGACCGCATCTTCTTCACCAACTCCGGTTCCGAGTCGGTGGACACGGCGCTGAAGATCGCCCTGGCCTACCATCGCGCCCGTGGCGAAGGACAGCGCACGCGCCTGATCGGCCGCGAGCGCGGCTACCACGGCGTGGGTTTCGGAGGTATTTCGGTGGGCGGCATTTCGCCCAACCGCAAGACGTTCTCCGGCGCGCTGTTGCCCGCGGTGGACCATCTGCCCCATACGCACAACCTGGAGCACAACGCGTTTTCCAAGGGCCAACCCGCCTGGGGCGCGCACCTGGCCGATGAACTCGAACGCATCCTAACCCTGCACGACCCGTCCACCGTGGCCGCGGTCATAGTCGAGCCGATGGCGGGATCGACCGGCGTGCTGATACCTCCCCAGGGCTATCTGGAGCGCCTGCGCGAGATCACCAGCAAGCACGGCATCCTGCTGATCTTCGACGAGGTCATCACGGGTTATGGCCGGCTGGGCGCGGCCACCGCGGCCGAGTTCTTCGGCGTTACGCCCGACCTGATCGCCATGGCCAAGGGCGTGAGCAATGCCGTGGTGCCCTGCGGCGCGGTGGCGGTCAAGCGCGAGGTACACGACGCCATCGTGGAGAGCGGGCCGGGTGGCATCGAGTTTTTCCACGGCTATACCTATTCCGCGCATCCGCTGGCGTGCGCCGCCGTACTGGCCACGCTGGACGTCTACCGCCGCGACAACCTGTTCGCCCGTGCGCGCGAGCTGGCGCCGGCCTTCGAACGCGCCGCCCACGGCCTGAAGGGTGCAACGCACGTCATCGACGTACGCAACATCGGCCTGGTCGCGGGCATCGAGCTGGCATCGCGCCCGGGCGCGGCCGGCGCGCGCGCCGCGGAAGCCTTCCAGCGCTGCTTCGATACCGGCCTGCTCGTACGCTATACCGGGGACATCCTGGCGGTCTCGCCGCCGCTGATCATCGAGGAAAAGCAGATCGATGAAATCTTCCATACCATCGGCTCGGTGCTGAAGGAAATCGCCTGA
- the coq7 gene encoding 2-polyprenyl-3-methyl-6-methoxy-1,4-benzoquinone monooxygenase — protein MPSPQQPSTVQSAPSAQPSPFFPSLSRRKTPLDAIVGEADRALRVLAGASSAGRPYPAGPEAAETLAPADRRHAAGLMRVNHVGEICAQALYRGQALGCADAAARRMFQEAAAEEVDHLAWCERRLGELRSRPSLLNPLWYAGSFGLGLLASRTGVRRNLGFMAETERQVEAHLDSHLKRLPAQDDRSRRVVDQMKQDEINHRVSAERAGAAPLSWPVRGAMRALSRIMTGTAYWI, from the coding sequence ATGCCGTCTCCCCAGCAGCCGTCGACCGTGCAGTCGGCTCCGTCGGCGCAGCCGTCGCCGTTTTTTCCGTCCCTGTCCCGCCGCAAGACTCCCCTGGACGCCATCGTGGGCGAAGCGGACCGGGCCCTGCGCGTGCTGGCGGGCGCCTCCAGCGCGGGCCGGCCGTATCCGGCTGGCCCGGAGGCCGCCGAGACCTTGGCCCCGGCCGATCGCCGCCACGCCGCCGGGCTCATGCGCGTGAACCATGTGGGCGAGATCTGCGCCCAGGCCCTGTATCGCGGCCAGGCGCTGGGGTGCGCGGACGCCGCCGCCCGCAGGATGTTCCAGGAGGCCGCCGCGGAGGAAGTCGACCATCTGGCCTGGTGCGAGCGGCGCCTTGGGGAGTTGCGCAGCCGTCCCAGCCTATTGAATCCCCTGTGGTATGCCGGGTCGTTCGGGCTGGGCCTGCTGGCCAGCCGCACCGGCGTGCGGCGGAATCTGGGATTCATGGCGGAAACCGAGCGCCAGGTGGAAGCCCACCTGGACAGCCACCTGAAGCGCCTGCCGGCACAGGACGACCGTTCCCGCCGGGTGGTGGACCAGATGAAGCAGGACGAGATCAACCACCGTGTCAGCGCCGAGCGCGCCGGCGCCGCGCCGCTGTCCTGGCCTGTCCGGGGGGCGATGCGGGCGCTGTCGCGAATAATGACGGGGACGGCTTACTGGATCTAG